The stretch of DNA AGCAGCAGCTGAGGCACCAGCCAAACCTGTTCCAACAACTATGATTTCAAGGTTACGCTTATTTGCAGGGTTTACCAATGGTACGGTTGAACGGTATTTTTTCCATTTTTCCGCCAATGGTCCTTCAGGTATTTTTGAATCTAAAGCCATATGATGATCAGATTTTACTTGTTAATAACGAAATAAACGTAAAGTGGCATTAAAGCAAACAATACAGGAACAATGATTGAGAACCATTTTCCGATTGATTTAATTGCCGGAGTGTATTTATAATGATTTAGTCCTAAAGACTGGAATGCACTTTGAAAACCGTGCATTAAGTGGTATGATAATGAAATCATTGATAACACGTAAACCACAACTAGGATAACATTGCTGAACACATGTTTCATTTGAGCAAACATATCATGAGAACCAGGTGTTGCTCCTTCCGGAATTTCACCGCCGATTCCTAATCGTGCTTTAATCCAAAAGTTATCCAGGTGAATGATAAGGAAGATCAGAATTAAAGTTCCTAATAAACCCATTGATCTTGAATACCATTTACTGTTAACGTTCGATCCTGACACAGCGTAATCGTCTGGACGAGCAGCCTTATTACGACGTGTTAGAATAATAGATTGAACAATGTGCAGGATAATGCCCGCGAACAGAACAAATTCCATTGAACGGATTACCCAATTTGTACCCATAAAATGAGCCGCTGCATTAAATAGCTCACCCGAACTATCTAGAAAAACCATAGAGTTGACCCCTACGTGCACTATTAAAAAAGCGATCAGGAAAATGCCTGTGAAGCCCATCACAAACTTTCGCCCTATGGATGATGTAAAAAAAGATGAAGAACTACTCATTTTTACGAGATTTTATTTTTGGAACACAAATGTATCTAAAAATTGAAAAGAAGCTCAAAAAACCCATTATTTAGATTCGTTCTTATCATTTTTTTACTAATGGGATAGGCATTTTTACTTTGAAACTTTTCTCCGCATTCCAGACACATTTCATTAATTACACTCTATCAGTTTGTTATATCAGTTTTCGTGTATTTGTAAGGCTATCGATTCATGATATAACCCGTTTATTTACCAAATAACGTTTTTTGAACTGTTTAGATCCCGAAAAGGCTTACCAACAAAAAGCCTACGGCCACTGAAACAATCCAGGCGACCAATCCGGGTAGCATAAAGCTATGGTTTAATACATATTTTCCTATTCTTGTTGTTCCGGTTTCATCAAAACCAATGGCTGCTATCAATGTTGGATAGTTAGGAATGAAAAAATAACCATTAACGGAAGGGTACATCGCGATTAGTGCACCTCCTGGAATTCCTAACGACAACCCTAATGGCATCAACGCACGTACAGTGGCAGCCTGACTAAATAACAATATTGACATAACAAACAATGCTATGGCAAATGTCCATGGGTATTGCGTTGCCATACCTTTAAGTCCGCCTTCTATAAATGCATAATTACCCTCTATAAAGGTATCCCCCATCCAAGCTACCCCAAAAATGGCAATTACCGCTTCGGAACCCGCTCTAAAAATATTTCCGGTCGAAACCTCAACTACTTTACGCACTTTTCCTACTATTAATATTAACGCTGCAGCGCTAAGCATTACCATTTCTATTAAACTTGTCATTGACATCGAAACTCTATTACCTCCTTTGTTTATCCATTCCGGGCGAAGAGAAGCATTTGCTCCGAATATTACAATGACTAAAACCGCAAATAAAAAAACTAAGACCGATAATTTCGCACTCTGAGGGATTTTACTCATGTCGATCGGTTCTGTTGTCTTATTAATTGATTCGACAAAATCAGGATCCTCTAATCGTTCATTATAGATTGGATCATCTATCAGTTCAACACCTACTTTTGTTGATACTAAAGCCGCAGCCAGTACTCCTGCTAATGTTGAAGGAATACAAATCATCAAAATAGAACTTAGTTCAATGTGTTGAGGAGCTAACAATACTGCCATTGCTACTGTTGCGGCGGTAATCGGACTGGCCGTAATTGCCTGTTGAGAAGCAATCACTGAAACCCCCAATGGTCTTTCGGGTCGAATACCTGTTTTCGTAGCTAATTCAGCAATAATAGGAAGAATGGAGTACGCAATATGCCCTGTGCCTGCCAAAAAAGTAAACACATAACAAACTAATGGGGCTAAGATGGTTATTCGTTTGGGGTTTTTACGAAGAATTTTTTCAGCAATTGCTACCATATAGGTTAGCCCTCCTGAAGCTTGCAGTGAGGCCGATGCCGAGATTACTGCAATAATAATAAGCATTACATCAATCGGAGGAGCAGTTGGACGTTCATGAAAAACAAATGTTAATATACACAATCCTACTCCGCCCATTACTCCAAGGCCTATCCCTCCTATTCTGGCCCCCATAAAAATAGCGGCAAGAACAACTAATAATTCAATATAAAACATAGCGATGCTTTAATAAGCCTTTCATAAAAATTAAGTGTTATAAACAAAGAATGTTTGCAGCTCGGTTCTGCAAACATTCCTATTATGAGTGTTAATATTGAAAGAAGATATCTTGAAGCTTAGCCTTGTCGCTGGTTTTTGTCAATGCTAGCATCAACAAGATCCTGGCTTTTTGTGCATTCAAGTCATCCGATACAATTGTTCCGAGTGCGGCATCATCTACCTCATCATGAAGTGTAACACGACCACCTGGTGTACGAGTAGCTCTAACCACAATAACACCTTTATCTGTAGCAGCCTTAATTGCATCGTAATTTTTCTTGTTCATATTACCATTACCCACACCTGTAAAAATAATTCCCTTTGCTCCCGCCGCAACAAATGCATTAAGCGCTGTAGGATCAGCATCTGCATACATATAAGCTACATCAACTCTTGGTAGAGAGGTGGTAGAATTTACATCGAAAGGAGTGTCCTTATTTCCTTTGCGTACAGGATTATAGTAGTATTCTACTTTCTGATCATAGATCAAACCTACCGGACCAAAGTTGGTCGACAAGAAAGTCTCTAGTGCTGTAGAGTTGGTTTTGGTAACCGAACGTGCATCAAACACTCGCTCATTCATAGCAAGCATTACGCCTCTACCCTGACTTTTAGGATCGGCAGCAACAACTACTGCATCCAGTAAGTTTTTGGGGCCATCAGCACTAATTGCTGTTGCTGGACGCATTGCTCCAACTAAAATTACTGGCTTATCATATTTCACTGCCAAATCCAGAAAATAAGCTGTCTCCTCTTGAGTATCGGTACCGTGGGTAATAACGATGGCATCCGCTTCATTTTTTGCAAATATTTCATTGATACGTTTGGCCAATTTCAACCAAACCTCAATAGACATATCCTGACTACCGATTGAAGCTACTTGTTCACCAGTAATTTTAGCAATTTTGTGAATCTGCGGAACTGCATTCAATAACTCATCAATTGGCAGCTTTCCAGCAGTATATGCAGCACGGTCTGCTGCCGCACCTGCACCCGCTATTGTTCCTCCGGTTGCTAAAATCTTTACCCTCGTGTTTTGAGCATACGCTACGGTCGTAAACGTTACCGTAACCAAAAGCAAAAAGAAATTTGTTAAAGAGCGTTTCATATTAACATTTTTTTTATTTGAAAGACATTACTATTCCTTAATAAATTTAGGATGTATCATATTCTCAATACTATAAATCTCATCCCATTTTTCCTGGGTAATCAGCTTTCTGTCTTTTACCACAATATCATGCACTGATTTTCCGGTATTTAATGCCTCTTTGGCAATAGAAGCAGATTCCTCATAACCTAATATTGGATTCAAGGCTGTAACAATACCGATGCTATTCATTACCAGGTTTTTGCAGACATCAACATTTGCCGTAATTCCGCTGATACATTTAGAAACCAACGTATGAATTGCATTAGTCATGTACTCAAGTGAAGTAAACAGGCTAAAGCCAATTACCGGCTCCATTACATTTAGTTGTAATTGCCCTGCTTCTGCAGCAAGCGTGATAGTAACATCAGCACCAATTACATAATAGGCGGTTTGATTTACCACCTCAGGAATAACCGGATTTACTTTACCCGGCATAATTGATGATCCTGGTTGCATTTTAGGAAGGTTGATCTCATTTAATCCTGTACGCGGTCCAGACGAAAGCAATCTCAGATCATTACAAATTTTTGAGATTTTGATTACACTTCTTTTTAATGTTCCTGAAATTTGAACATAAGCGCCAGTATCTGAGGTTGCCTCAATTAAATCTTCAGACAGCGTAATTGGAATACCCGATATTTCAGCTAAGTATTTTGTACATAATTCTGGATAACCTTCCGGCGCATTGATCCGTGTGCCAATAGCGGTTGCTCCCATATTACATTCGCAAACCAGTTTTTGTGATTCGCGCATGCGTTGTATATCTTCACCAATTGTAGTTGCCCATCCGTGAAACTCCGAACCCAATGTCATTGGAACCGCATCTTGCAACTGAGTTCTACCCATCTTTAAAACCTCTTTAAACTCCTCAGCTTTCCTTGAAAAAGAAACTTGAAGCGCCTCTAAGGCTTTCACATAAATGTCGATCTTCTTATAAAGTGCAATACGGAATGCTGTCGGATAGGCATCATTGGTAGATTGAGAACAGTTCACGTGATTATTAGGATGCAGGAAGTCATATTCTCCTTTCTGTTTTCCCATGTATTCCAAACCAATATTCGCAATTACTTCATTGGCATTCATGTTACAGGATGTTCCTGCTCCTCCTTGAATAAGATCTGAAACAAACTGATCATTGTATTCTCCTGCGATAAGTTTATCGCTTGCATATACAATTGCTTCTGCAACTTTTGGGTCTAAAACATCGCAATCACGATTGGCCAATGCTGCAGCTTTCTTAACATACCCAAATGCTTGTATAAATAGTGGTTCTTTAGAAATTGGTATTCCGGTAATACTGAAGTTTTCTAATGCTCTTAATGTTTGTACTCCATAGTAAACTGAATTAGAAATTTCTTTTTCCCCAAGGAAGTCGTGTTCAATTCTTGATGATGACATAACTACAAATTTTAAAAATGATTGGTTCTGTGAAATGGATTTATTACAAGAATACTAACGGAGTGATTATTCCGAAAGTAAATCTATTATTGCTGT from Solitalea canadensis DSM 3403 encodes:
- a CDS encoding succinate dehydrogenase cytochrome b subunit translates to MSSSSSFFTSSIGRKFVMGFTGIFLIAFLIVHVGVNSMVFLDSSGELFNAAAHFMGTNWVIRSMEFVLFAGIILHIVQSIILTRRNKAARPDDYAVSGSNVNSKWYSRSMGLLGTLILIFLIIHLDNFWIKARLGIGGEIPEGATPGSHDMFAQMKHVFSNVILVVVYVLSMISLSYHLMHGFQSAFQSLGLNHYKYTPAIKSIGKWFSIIVPVLFALMPLYVYFVINK
- a CDS encoding anaerobic C4-dicarboxylate transporter family protein; translated protein: MFYIELLVVLAAIFMGARIGGIGLGVMGGVGLCILTFVFHERPTAPPIDVMLIIIAVISASASLQASGGLTYMVAIAEKILRKNPKRITILAPLVCYVFTFLAGTGHIAYSILPIIAELATKTGIRPERPLGVSVIASQQAITASPITAATVAMAVLLAPQHIELSSILMICIPSTLAGVLAAALVSTKVGVELIDDPIYNERLEDPDFVESINKTTEPIDMSKIPQSAKLSVLVFLFAVLVIVIFGANASLRPEWINKGGNRVSMSMTSLIEMVMLSAAALILIVGKVRKVVEVSTGNIFRAGSEAVIAIFGVAWMGDTFIEGNYAFIEGGLKGMATQYPWTFAIALFVMSILLFSQAATVRALMPLGLSLGIPGGALIAMYPSVNGYFFIPNYPTLIAAIGFDETGTTRIGKYVLNHSFMLPGLVAWIVSVAVGFLLVSLFGI
- a CDS encoding type II asparaginase, producing MKRSLTNFFLLLVTVTFTTVAYAQNTRVKILATGGTIAGAGAAADRAAYTAGKLPIDELLNAVPQIHKIAKITGEQVASIGSQDMSIEVWLKLAKRINEIFAKNEADAIVITHGTDTQEETAYFLDLAVKYDKPVILVGAMRPATAISADGPKNLLDAVVVAADPKSQGRGVMLAMNERVFDARSVTKTNSTALETFLSTNFGPVGLIYDQKVEYYYNPVRKGNKDTPFDVNSTTSLPRVDVAYMYADADPTALNAFVAAGAKGIIFTGVGNGNMNKKNYDAIKAATDKGVIVVRATRTPGGRVTLHDEVDDAALGTIVSDDLNAQKARILLMLALTKTSDKAKLQDIFFQY
- the aspA gene encoding aspartate ammonia-lyase, giving the protein MSSSRIEHDFLGEKEISNSVYYGVQTLRALENFSITGIPISKEPLFIQAFGYVKKAAALANRDCDVLDPKVAEAIVYASDKLIAGEYNDQFVSDLIQGGAGTSCNMNANEVIANIGLEYMGKQKGEYDFLHPNNHVNCSQSTNDAYPTAFRIALYKKIDIYVKALEALQVSFSRKAEEFKEVLKMGRTQLQDAVPMTLGSEFHGWATTIGEDIQRMRESQKLVCECNMGATAIGTRINAPEGYPELCTKYLAEISGIPITLSEDLIEATSDTGAYVQISGTLKRSVIKISKICNDLRLLSSGPRTGLNEINLPKMQPGSSIMPGKVNPVIPEVVNQTAYYVIGADVTITLAAEAGQLQLNVMEPVIGFSLFTSLEYMTNAIHTLVSKCISGITANVDVCKNLVMNSIGIVTALNPILGYEESASIAKEALNTGKSVHDIVVKDRKLITQEKWDEIYSIENMIHPKFIKE